From the genome of Clavelina lepadiformis chromosome 2, kaClaLepa1.1, whole genome shotgun sequence:
GCAGAGGCATTTCCCTTTCGTCTAAGCGAACTGCCTATCCCAGCATTGGTACAACCCAGGCACTGAGCTTACCAGTCAACGTAAAAATGGAAAACAAAACCCAGCCTGTGCTCCAGGGTCATATTTCAGTTGGAAATGTTTACAATGGGAAATTAGAACAAGCTATTCCCATACTAACCAGCAACCACCATGTACAAAATCGATGTACTTTGTCCTGTGATCATACAGCCTTGCTTTCAGCAAAGTCTTCCCATGGGCAACTTACATTCCCTGCACTACACCCGGGTCAATACGGGAAAAACATTGCTGCAGCATCCATTGTCACTACTTGTCCTGCATCTTCTTTGGGTTGTCACCGGTACGGGGAAATATTACCGCCTCCTCCCATCCCTGGTAATTCGCTTCTCACTTCATCTAATGCAAACCAACCTTCCAGAAATTTCATGTTTGCGAATGGTGATCGTGCCTTTTATGAACTAAAGCAGAGTGATGCAGCAACTAATTGAGGTGATAATTCTTCTTCCGCATGTAATTGTGAATATTTTTGCGCTATACAAATGTGGtactattttgaaaaatgaagCCTTCTGCTTACCCTTGCATGCCTGAAATTAGGTACGCTGTAttatctttttaatttttctaaacTCCCACCTAATTTTTGCGTCTCCTTGGCACAACCCATGCATGGTATGACCTGGAAGTATATCTGACGgctaaaatgtaaaaacgCTGTGCCTGAGTTACTTATTTACCATTCAGTGTCAGAATGAAACTTTAACAATGCAGCATTTACCAAGTTACAAGCTTTGCAGTGGTGTTGTATATGTCTTAATATTATGCTTTTGAGTCTGCAattaaaaacttgattttgcttgttatattgtttttttggtGGGTGAATaatttcatacaaattttGACAGTTCAAAGATCTTGAGCTTTTTACTCGCAAACCTATGCAATTGTCACGGCAGGACTGAAAAACATATCTAACCCGGCAAAGTTGTGTACTCTAATAAATGCACTCAATCCTGAAATTGTACGTTTATATTATTTCTCGACCATGtgtaaacacaaaaaaacacGTTTTCACTTCCATTTGTATAGTTATTCCTAATGTTGATTAATTGCATTGCGAGCttagaaataaatgaaaacaaagaattatgTTCGATTTATTCTTCAACACAGCAAGATTGTTAGTGACATATACAGAGACAatacataattataaaaatcatttgaacataCTGGTAGTAATAGTATGATATACAGTTATACACATTGTACTGATATAGTTTGCATAGATATTAAAAGACCACATTGCACAAGCCATACAAACTGTATGTTCAAATACTATTCTTTTGGTTTGTGTAAGGTCCATATTGCAGTTTGTCCAATGCCAGCTGTGCCAACAACCTTGTAGCCTGCATCTTCTAGCTTATTTAAAACAACACGTGGAGGAAGGTCAACAACCCATTCTTTGCTGAAACAGAAGGTTGACAGAGTTGTCAAAACACAACGCACCACATGATGGCTCGCAAGTAAAAAACCTATGCAAAACATCATGGCAATGGTTTCGAAAAGTAATTCTGaagcaataaaatattcttgattgatttttttttggCCAACaacgaaattttttttatgtttacgAAAACTGCAAAGTAATTAGTTAACCAAAAGATTGTGttattcaaaaaaactttcaataaaaagGCTACTTAACACTATTTTACATAATGCACTTTACACTTTACTGTTATTATCAGTTACATTTATAGTGAATTATTCGATATAATCTTATTAGTACTGGTAAATTAAATGCCTCACTTTCCTAATATGACACTCCTCATTCCATAAAAGGGTTTTACCACTAGTGTTTTATGATACGTTGGgttttaaaattgacatttGGGACAAAAAATAATCTGCCTACACTACAAAGCAAAACCTACAAAGGATTTCCGGTTTTTTGGACTAAACTTGCTCCTAGATATGCCATCAAGTCTCGATCTGAGGCTTCATCACCAACAACAGTAGGTCCATTTTCCTAAACATAGAAAATAcattaacaataaaacaaaggtAATCGCTTTAATGCAAGCAGAGGAATCATATTGCCGTTTAGCATCATCATCACCTCTACAGCCTAAAACTATGGCACTTTCGAGGCAAAATCAAAACAAGTTATTCGACTACTTGTACTAAAGCACTTTCCAAAATGATGCTAtcaattaatttaattcaacTCAATCTTACTTTTAATAAATAGGCTAAgacaatgacaaaaaacaataaactttgcacaaattttaattatacCAGACGTTCAAACACACTAAATAGAATGCGTGTAAGAGTGAAATGCTAATAAATTTATTCCTAGCGAATAGTTTTTCCAGATCTAATATAAGTGGTTTTTTTAACAGTCGATTTGAACTTAGCGTTGTGAgaatatactgtattatacAGCAAGATAATATAGTATACAGCCATACTATCTACAAGATTCACAGTTGGAGCAGAATTAAGGAGTAGTTCTTTAAGtcaacacattttttattgctgTTTTCAGTGATTCTACAATGGTTGATTCCAAACCATAAATTTCAGTCCAATTGAAATAAGGACTGTTTCGTTATGTTAATAGACGAATTCCAACAGTATTGCGTCATAATAATCTTGCATTTTTTCTCATGTTGCATATGCCAAAGGGTATTTTAGCCACGAGGAAGCTAGTGTGATTGTGAATAGCAATATTCTTAGATTTTAGTTAGTGAGCCGGTACCTAGGTATAGTTATTTTATTCAGTCATTAGAGTGCTAAATAATGAGTTCAGTCAAACGAAAATGCAGGCAATACAGTTCAAGTTATCTCCAGTATGGATTTATTCCAGCCCCAAATTCCGAATCACAGCCAATGTGTTTGCTGTGCTCTAGTCTAAAGTGTTTTCTAATGAAGCGATGAAGCCGTCCAGACTTTCCGAGCATTTAACGAAAATTCACCCAGATAAAGTAGGTAagagtgcaacattttttcaaatgctctgggacaatttcaaaaaacggAAAACTGTTGGCACGAtgtttttaaaccttttctaTACAAGTAATGATGGATAATGTGCGTCTTACAATTTGTCTTCGATGCTTGCAAGAAAAGGCGCACACGATCGGCAAAAAATTGATCTTGCCATCAGTGAAGGAAGTTTTAGACACCGTTTTGCATCACAAGGCCTCTTCTACAGTTATTAAATCTATTCCTCTGAGTAACAATACTGTTCAGAGACTGGTGGATGAGATGGCCACCTATATAGAAGATAGCTTATGCAGCATCATCAGGA
Proteins encoded in this window:
- the LOC143445907 gene encoding GTP cyclohydrolase 1 feedback regulatory protein-like codes for the protein MPYVMITTLIRLENGPTVVGDEASDRDLMAYLGASLVQKTGNPFKEWVVDLPPRVVLNKLEDAGYKVVGTAGIGQTAIWTLHKPKE